A section of the Vibrio vulnificus CMCP6 genome encodes:
- a CDS encoding SgrR family transcriptional regulator, which translates to MSDLNLLRYYARLTPLGVGDEIKTTLSELADRLFTSTRHARNLLVKLHQVGWLSWTPKPGRHHRSSLVLNFELIALKEELAAKRVRIGKYEKALAILDNDDIAFAKLLKRTSGATLQEGRLHIQLTYKRMFEPLLPHLPQRSSERFLIRQIYCCLVSVDTHGQIQPELAHHWHYDTQLLQWTFHLRPGLTFHNGAAIDAASIVSLFAKLSRLPSHQQELAHVVDIKAPTPFKVVFSLDRPDLGFAGLITGVKYAIQPVSQLNNVAGLRERRIPVVGSGAFEVTEHNENKLCLKAFNQFYACRALTEKVTIWRVDEERLSATLIETNHPESPPTPCSFNVTKNAKQRQPNDSEQQHSRVEDGCLMLLFNQRAPLPLDYAQRHYLMQMLSPSAIEEEIRRHGNMFGVVHAANLLPHWRAVLKTPANVVSLPRRITLAVYNYTALNICANAIARLLAKIGIEVVIRCYTYQELHQRSLDQQWDEDLVLTSLNLDDNRHPSAFAMLFSNPILHACMTESDKAWLLNQLTLLREQVPLHEYLQQLEPIASLLISECWLTPLFHHRQTLRFHGVLHDVALTNWGWPDIRNVWSAD; encoded by the coding sequence GTGTCCGATCTGAACTTACTGCGCTATTACGCGCGACTGACCCCATTAGGTGTGGGAGATGAAATAAAAACCACCCTATCTGAGCTGGCTGATCGTCTTTTTACCAGCACTCGTCATGCGCGTAATCTTTTGGTGAAGCTGCATCAAGTGGGCTGGCTGAGCTGGACGCCCAAGCCAGGACGCCATCATCGTTCATCACTGGTATTGAATTTTGAGCTCATTGCGTTGAAAGAAGAGCTGGCGGCCAAACGGGTTCGCATCGGCAAATACGAAAAAGCCCTCGCTATTCTTGATAACGATGACATTGCCTTCGCCAAGTTATTGAAACGTACATCGGGCGCGACACTGCAAGAAGGCCGGCTGCATATTCAGCTGACTTACAAGCGCATGTTTGAGCCATTATTGCCCCATCTTCCACAACGCAGTAGCGAACGTTTCTTAATTCGCCAGATCTATTGTTGTTTGGTGTCCGTTGATACCCATGGCCAGATTCAACCAGAGCTGGCACACCATTGGCACTATGATACTCAGTTGTTGCAATGGACTTTCCATCTGCGGCCGGGGTTGACGTTTCACAACGGCGCCGCCATTGATGCAGCGAGCATTGTGAGTCTATTTGCCAAACTGTCCCGCTTGCCAAGTCATCAACAAGAGCTGGCTCACGTTGTCGACATCAAAGCGCCAACGCCTTTTAAGGTGGTGTTCTCCCTCGATCGACCCGATCTTGGTTTTGCAGGGCTGATTACAGGCGTGAAATACGCGATACAGCCAGTTAGCCAGCTCAACAACGTTGCTGGCCTTCGCGAGCGTCGCATACCCGTTGTGGGCAGTGGCGCCTTTGAAGTGACGGAACACAATGAGAATAAGCTCTGCTTAAAAGCGTTTAATCAGTTTTATGCGTGCCGAGCATTGACAGAAAAAGTAACCATCTGGCGGGTAGATGAAGAGCGCTTAAGCGCGACGTTGATTGAAACCAACCATCCAGAATCGCCACCAACGCCTTGCAGTTTCAACGTCACAAAGAATGCCAAACAACGACAACCTAATGATTCCGAGCAACAACATAGCCGAGTAGAAGATGGATGTTTGATGCTGCTTTTTAATCAGCGCGCTCCCCTGCCTCTTGATTATGCTCAGCGCCACTACTTGATGCAGATGCTCAGCCCATCCGCCATTGAGGAGGAGATCCGTCGTCACGGCAATATGTTTGGCGTTGTCCACGCCGCCAATTTGCTGCCACATTGGCGTGCTGTACTCAAAACGCCAGCGAACGTCGTTTCGCTGCCTCGACGAATCACCCTCGCGGTTTACAATTACACTGCGTTGAATATTTGTGCGAATGCCATTGCTAGGCTGCTAGCCAAGATTGGCATTGAAGTGGTGATTCGTTGCTATACCTATCAAGAATTACATCAGCGCAGTTTAGATCAGCAATGGGATGAAGATTTAGTGCTCACCAGCCTTAATCTGGATGACAATCGACATCCCTCGGCCTTTGCCATGCTGTTTAGTAATCCGATTCTTCATGCTTGCATGACTGAAAGCGACAAAGCTTGGTTGCTCAATCAGTTAACTCTGCTGAGAGAGCAGGTACCCCTGCACGAGTATCTGCAACAGTTAGAGCCGATTGCATCACTGCTCATTAGTGAGTGTTGGCTTACTCCTCTGTTTCATCATCGTCAGACTTTGCGCTTTCACGGGGTGCTTCATGACGTTGCGCTCACCAACTGGGGCTGGCCAGATATTCGTAATGTGTGGTCAGCGGATTAG
- a CDS encoding TerC family protein produces MLELFMQPETWVIFATLFALEIVLGVDNVVFISVLCERLPVEQRKFARNMGISLAVSARIVLVFSISWVMSLTQPILSFQDVEFTGRDVIMIAGGAFLLAKSAKELWSWLTQHEHAHSTHVRTGLAVVLLQIVAVDAVFSMDSVITAVGLTNEVPIMVAAILASAVVMVLTAEKINHVVTKYPGFKTLALLFLILLGGLLMAEGFAVHVNKGYVYFAMAFGLILELCHIQLKKKQKVNIRRIRPLNVSIQGDLIRG; encoded by the coding sequence ATGTTAGAACTGTTCATGCAACCCGAAACGTGGGTTATTTTTGCCACATTGTTTGCCTTGGAGATTGTACTTGGCGTAGATAACGTCGTATTTATCTCTGTTTTGTGTGAACGATTACCAGTAGAACAACGAAAATTCGCCCGCAATATGGGTATTAGCCTTGCGGTTTCTGCGCGTATCGTGTTGGTCTTTTCCATCTCGTGGGTGATGTCTCTAACGCAACCGATCTTGTCATTTCAAGATGTTGAATTCACTGGCCGTGATGTGATCATGATTGCTGGTGGCGCATTCTTACTGGCTAAAAGTGCCAAAGAGTTGTGGTCTTGGTTAACGCAGCATGAGCATGCACATTCCACCCACGTCAGAACGGGTTTGGCTGTGGTATTGCTACAGATTGTCGCGGTGGATGCCGTTTTCTCTATGGACTCAGTTATCACGGCGGTTGGCCTGACCAATGAAGTGCCTATCATGGTAGCCGCCATTTTAGCCTCGGCAGTGGTGATGGTGCTAACGGCTGAAAAGATCAACCATGTGGTGACTAAGTACCCAGGTTTTAAAACCTTGGCGTTACTTTTCCTGATCCTATTGGGAGGGTTACTCATGGCCGAAGGTTTCGCAGTTCACGTGAATAAAGGCTATGTCTACTTCGCGATGGCTTTTGGTTTGATATTAGAGCTTTGCCATATTCAGTTGAAGAAAAAGCAAAAGGTGAATATTCGTCGTATTCGTCCGTTAAACGTGTCTATTCAAGGCGATCTTATCCGAGGGTAA
- a CDS encoding 2-hydroxyacid dehydrogenase gives MIKIAFFSAKSYDEASFNKVNGNKEYEFHYHDFRLRLKTSKMAQGCDVVCAFVNDDLSSPVLEQLALGGTKLIAMRCAGFDKVDLQAAKELGLQVVRVPAYSPEAVAEHAVGMMMCLNRRLHKAYQRTRDANFSLEGLVGFNFYGKTVGVIGTGKIGLATMRILKGLGMEILCYDPYENPLAIEMGARYTTLQEIYQSADVISLHCPMSKENFHLLNEHSFEQMKDGVMIINTSRGELLDSAAAIEALKKGKIGALGLDVYDNEKDLFFQDKSNDVIVDDVFRRLSACHNVLFTGHQAFLTHEALNNIASVTLNNVEAFFAGNTSGNELVE, from the coding sequence ATGATCAAGATCGCTTTTTTTAGCGCGAAATCTTATGACGAAGCCTCGTTTAATAAAGTGAATGGCAACAAAGAGTATGAGTTTCACTACCATGATTTTCGCTTGCGGCTAAAAACCAGCAAAATGGCTCAAGGTTGTGATGTGGTCTGTGCTTTCGTCAATGACGATCTCTCTTCCCCTGTCCTTGAGCAGTTAGCGCTTGGTGGCACAAAGCTGATTGCGATGCGCTGTGCTGGGTTTGATAAAGTCGATCTGCAGGCGGCCAAAGAACTGGGTTTGCAAGTGGTGCGAGTGCCAGCGTACTCTCCAGAGGCGGTAGCGGAACACGCGGTTGGCATGATGATGTGTCTGAATCGTCGCTTGCATAAAGCCTATCAGCGAACTCGCGATGCCAACTTCTCGCTTGAGGGGTTAGTTGGCTTTAATTTCTACGGCAAGACCGTTGGGGTCATTGGTACGGGGAAAATCGGCCTTGCGACGATGCGGATTCTAAAAGGATTGGGGATGGAAATTCTTTGCTACGATCCTTATGAAAATCCACTGGCCATCGAAATGGGCGCGCGCTACACCACTCTCCAGGAGATTTACCAAAGTGCCGATGTGATTTCGCTGCATTGTCCGATGAGCAAAGAAAACTTCCATTTGCTCAATGAACATTCGTTTGAACAGATGAAAGATGGTGTGATGATCATCAACACGAGCCGCGGTGAATTACTTGATTCAGCAGCGGCGATTGAAGCGCTGAAAAAAGGCAAAATAGGCGCATTGGGCCTCGATGTTTATGACAACGAGAAAGATCTGTTCTTCCAAGACAAATCGAATGATGTGATTGTCGATGACGTGTTCCGCCGTTTGTCTGCGTGCCACAACGTTTTGTTTACTGGCCATCAGGCCTTTTTAACGCATGAAGCGTTGAACAATATTGCCTCGGTAACGCTTAACAATGTCGAGGCTTTCTTTGCTGGCAACACCTCTGGCAATGAGCTGGTGGAATAA